The sequence AACTCAAACGACGGTTACCGTGACGTAAGCTATCAATACGAATGGCTTCAAAAAGTGCTGGACGATACAGCTAAAAATGACGACATTGACTTTGTTTTTGCCCAGTTGCACCACCCCCATAAATCGGAATTATGGATTCCTGGGGAAGTGAAATCCTCTGGGAAAATGGTCAACATGCTAGAGCAATTTTCCACCAAAACCGGTAAGCCCAGCATTCATTTCTTTGGCCATACCCATGGCTACTCACGCGGGCAATCAAAAGACCATAAACACCTATGGATCAATGTGGCCTCTGCAGGAGGCGCCATTGACAATTGGGGTGAATTTGAGGGGCGTGATTATGACGAATTCAGTGTGACCCAAGACGAATACGGATTTGTAATGGTCGAGGTGGATGGAAATCCAGCAGATCCAAAATTCAAAGTAAAAAGAATAAGTCGTGGCAACCAAGAACATTTTAGGAACAATGAACGTCGTGATAGCATTACCATCTTTAGAAAAACAAGAAAGCCGAATACCCCAAAACCTATTAGTCCTGCAAATAATAAAACAGTCGATTTTAAAGGAGTGCCTTTAAAGGCCAATGCTTTTGAGAGTTCTTTTAACCGAGCTTTTCATGCGGCAAGCCACTGGCAGGTTTCAGAAAAACCGGATTTTGAAAAATTGATCTTTGAACGTTGGAAGCAAAATGAGAACTGGTATTACAAGGTCAATAGACAGGAAAATGACGACCTGACCGACGAAAAAAACGAACGCTTAAATCCCAATACCACCTATTACTGGAGGGTACGCTACCGAGATCAAAATTTGAACTGGAGCGATTGGTCGCAAACCTCATCCTTTAAAACGAATTGAAATAGAGAAAAATATTTAAAGCCTAAGTAGGTTGTTTTATAATTAGTTTGAGTTAGTTTATCAGAGCCCGTGGTTAGCCGTGGGCTTTTTTACTTTACTTGTTGGTTGAGACATAGGAAAGAAGAATATTTCTCTTATTTTAATATATTTGATGTTAAACACGTTCATTTATAATCCGACATGGTTTTGGTGAGTTTTTCGGTGAGTAATCAGATTTATTGATTTATAAACACCTGAAAATAAAGCTAATACAAAAATAGTTCAGTCCCAGGTGGGACCACTTCTTTTTAAAACCCTTGCATTCGCAAGGGTTTTTATGTTTTAAAGCTGATTTCTACAATACAAAAAAAGCTTTGTTACAATATCTCGACTATGCTTGGTAGGGGATTAAAAAGGACTACTCTTAGTGTGTTTATTGGAATATCTCACTAATTTGAACAACAGGTTGAATATTGGTGTAATTTGGGATGTCACCCACAATTTTTTCCGCATTTGGTCCGAAAGAATTTTGATAGGCCGAGAGCTTGTCAAAGTATAAATATCCAATAGCCAAATATGGAATTGCTTCATCTGGAGTCCTCCCCGCTATTCCTTTATCAATTTTTGAAAGCTTTAATGAATCACCCAATAAATTTGCCACCATTGGCATGTGTTTATTGGAATAGTAATCCATGTCAAATGTTTTTCCTTCACCATTCGGATATAATATGGTCACTTTGACCATACCCTTTTTACTTTTGGAGGCATCAATTGCGGTACTCCGTTGGCAACTTAAAAATAGCGCAGTGGCAGCCAGGATTAAGAGGAGGATTTTGGTTTTCATTTTGTTTAGATTTAATACGTTGTTAAAAGGTAATGTTTTTTATGGCCGCTGTCGACAACAATTTTTATTCTTCTTGTACATCCGTTTTTAGTGCTCAAGAACACCTCTAATTTCATTTATGAATTTCAAGGATTCCACTTCGATTTGCTCCGTAAGCTTCTCCTCATTATCAAAATCAAGCTGTTCTGCCAGTGTATGGTCAATAATTGAAAGACTATTGTCAATCGATTTTGCCAATGGGTATTTACTCCAATTGCTATCTTTAAATAGCGCCCAATAGTTCTTCCTAATATTTTTATTTTGGCCAGATAAGCAGATTTCAAATCGCATCAACTCATGATTGAATATGATAACAAATTTCAATTTCAATTTTTTTAATTCTTGAGTAGTTAAAGAAAAGTAGGAGCAGTCCATAGTACCCTGATACAGACTTCCAAATATAAAATCAGAAGCATATTCCTTTCTAAAATGACTCCGTAGGTCTTTGATGTAGTTTATCTGTTTGATATACTCTCGCTTTGTCTCGGATTGCATGTCCATTTTTATTTTTTCCAAATAACGCGCAGCGCCTTGCATATGCTTTTCTCATCTTGATTAAAGGCCAAGTTTATTCATTTTGTCCTTTTCATATTGGCTGTCTTCTGCGGGATATCTTAATGATTTTTCATATTTCCTAGACTGATTGGCCATAGAATAAATTAAGCTTTCTCCAGCAAAATCAGGGTCGGGTATGTTTTTAAATATATTGTCTTTATAAGCTGTATCCGCATTTATCACTTCCCATCCTTCTTTTTTGAACTTTTCAATGAGGTCACCTAAAAATAACGCGGATGTTAGGTTATGATGTAGCAAAAGGGTGTGGTTAATGTGTCTTTCGTTCATCTGGTAAGAAAGTTTCTCATAGTAGTTGGCCCTTTCCATGATGTGTCGTAAATAAAAGTCTTTATACTTTTCAACTTCTGCTTTTTCAACACCTACATCTCTAATTCTGGCAATTAGACGTTGATTTACATACCAATCGGATGCATCAATGGTAACATAGCCGTTTGAGTAATTGTTTTCAGCAAGAATGGTTCTAATACTATCCACTTTTAACTTATTTTCTCCTTCTTTTAAATAAGGGAATCGAAATAGTTTAATGCTATTGTCAAATTTTGAAATGATTGAGTCCGTTCTTTTCAATTCGTTTTCAAAGAGGAGTGCTGTGTTTTTTTCGGAATTGAAAAAGGGATGTGTATATGTATGATTCGCTATTTTATGCCCTCTATTGTTCCAACTATTCAGTAAGAATTGACCTTTTTCATCTGTTTTATTCCTGCCTGTAACAAAAAAAATCGCTTTTAGGTTTTCATTTTCAAGATGGGTCAATATCATTTCGTTCCATTCCTCAAATTTATAATCAACTATATCGCTGGTTATGCCGTCATCGAAGGTTAAACTGACTACCGGTTTGTTTTTTGTGTTGGTATTTATGGCTTTTTCTGATTGGGTTGATGTTGACTTTTTGCATCCAAACAGAATCACTAAAAGAATGAAAGGGATGAACTGGTTTTGATTCATTTGTTTGTCATTTTGGTTTGAAGCCCACAGTGTACATTATTTTTTTATCTCAATGACGACATTTCCTTTTTTATGCCCTTTGTCCACATATTCATGTGCGCTTACGATTTCGTTCAATGGAAAACACCTATCAATAAAAGGGATTAATTTTTCTTTTTCTGCCAGTTCTTTTATTCTTTTAAGATGTTCGCTTTTTTCTGTTGTAAGCATCTTAACCGAAACAAAAACACCCTCATTATTCAAAACTTTTTTTGCTCTTGCCTTAGTTGTTTTACCAACAGCATCAAAAACAATATCGAATTTATCTTCGAGTAATGAATAATCTTCTTTTTTATAGTCAATAGAACTATCTGCCCCTAAAGATTTAACCATGTCAAAATTTGAACTGCTGCATATTGCCATAACAAATGTTCCTTGCTGTTTTGCCAACTGAACAGCATAACTGCCTACACTGCCAGAAGCGCCATAAACCAATATTTTTTGTCCTGCCTTAATATTTGCTTTTTCCAATAGATACATGGCGGTCATTCCCCCTATGGGCAAAGCAGCCGCTTCTTTAAAATTAAGGTTTACAGGCTTTAAACTAATAACCCCGTGTTTCCACTCTTGAGGCACACAAATGTATTCCGCATATGAACCAGTGTTTAGCATTGTAGTAGTGCCAAATACACTATCGCCAATATTAAATTTTGTGATGTTTTTTCCTTTTCCTTCAATGACTCCGGCCAGCTCATGTCCCAAAATTTTCTTTTTTGGTTTAAAGAGTCCAAATATAAGTCTAGCAGGAAGCCAGAACAGCGGAGGAAAATCCGACCCGCGTAGCCTTACATCTCCAGAAGTAACGGTAGCCGCATAAATTTTGATAAGAATTTCATCGTCGTTTGGCTGTGGTTTTTCCAATTCCGTTAACTCAAGGACGGTTGGGGGACCATATTCATTATAGACTGCCGCTTTCATAATTTTTGGTTAAGTACTAAGCCCTCATTAATTATTATTGGCGGGTTGCATGTTTATTTTCTAAAAATCCATTGGATCATCTTCAACAATTGCGTAATGGTAATTATCTTTCCATTCCCCCCGAATAGGAAGTATTTTTCTTCTTAAACCTTCCCTTGTCATTCCCGATTTTTCAAGAACCCTTATTGAAGCCATGTTCTCAGTTGAAACACCAGCCTCTATTTTATGTAGCTTAAAATCATTAAATCCGGCCTTTATTAAAGTTTTTGACACTTCAGTAGCATATCCATTTCCCCAATAAGAAGGTGCTATTTTGTAATAGATTTCACCAAGCTTAAACTTGTTTAAAGATAAGGTCATTCCTGCAATACCAATAAATTCATCAGTGGATTTAACGGTAATTTTCCAAAAATATAATTTTCTTTTTTCTGATTTTTGGTCATCAATCATTGGGCGAATAGATTCTTTCGTTTCTTCAATATCTTTTGGAATACCAAGCGTATTATATTCATCAACTTCAGAATAAGAATGAAGCCTATGAATATCTGATAAATCATCCCAATTGACCTCTTGTAGTTTTAATCGTTCAGATTCTAAGTTCATCTTGTTTTAGTTGATTAAAATTGTTGGTATTTTCTCTAATTTTCTTTTTCATACAACTCAATTGCTTTTAAATATTTTAGGCCTCCTTTTTTGGTTTGGTCGTGTATGAACCCTTTCAATTCAGGATGATGTTCATCAATCCAACTCAAAAGATTACTTCTATTTTTAACAAATACATCATCCTTAAAATCTACGTAGTCAGTTGTTTCAATGCTGATTATTTTATCATCATCAAATCGGATAGTTTGATTGGTGACAATTGGTCCTTCATGAAGAAAAAAGATTCTTTTATCTATTTTTGAAACCCTTGCTTTTACAACCCCGTTTTCATGCTCAATTTGAAGAGTTTCGTACGTGGGGTCAAATACGGAATCCCATTTCAACCATTCAATATATTCTGCTAGAGAAAATGTCTGCTCATAGTCACTTTCTTTGGTGACAAGACTATCTGTCAACAAAACTGCTATTCTGGAATCATCAGAGTTGTCAAGAACCTTGTAGTATTGTTTTGCAATTTCAAGTTTGTCAATTTCGTTTTTAGAATTTTTACAGGATGTAAATCCAATTGTCAATAACAATGCTAGAACTATAATTTTATTCATTGGTGTTTAGTTACGTATTACTCATTTTTAATATGTTCATCAACATTTTTGGACTGACCCTCTTCGTTGCTTTAACCCATTCTGCAATTAGCTTATTTAGGAAATCCGAAACGTATGAATATAGTACTCAAGCAAAAAGGTAATGATAACTTACTAAAATATGGTTATTTTACACGTACTTAAAATCGTATTGTGGAATTCGGGCGTGACCAGAAGCATGACCGTTCAAAAGTAAGTTTCAAAAACAGGGGACATAGTTTGGATAAAGGCAATAATTATAAAGTGACAAAATGAATAAATTCTTATTATTAGCATCATTGTTGACCCTGTCATTGAGTGGTTTTGCTCAGGATAAAGACAATTGGGAATTGGTTTATCATAATGATGTGGAAGGAAATACTATTGAAGGAAATATTGAGGCCCTAATTGAAGCAGTAAGAAGAGGAGATGAAGTAAGGATTTATTGGTCGGCTCAAAGTCCAAATGATAAAACCAAAAAAGTTGAACACTTTGCCGATGCAAAATTCCTTACTGTTTTAAGCGATTCCATTGTATTTGCACAGATTGATCCAATTATAGGCCAAACACCGGATTTTGATTCGCAAACCATAAAGTTTAAAGAAAACCTTCAGTGGTCATTACTCGCAGCAAGCAATGGAAAATCTGATACCATGATGAGAAATGTGGTAACGGGTGAAATTATAGGACATAATTTGGTTCCTTTTGCAATTAAATGGTATACAAGGAATTAAATGTTTTCAAACAAAAAACAGTGCGGATAAATAATTAAATATGTTGCATATACAACTTATATGTGTACCTTTGTTGCATGAAGTATCAACTAGAACAATGTATAGGGTCTAGGATAAGGCGTTTATCCCGAATAGCTGACAGACATATCAGAAGTTTTTTAGGAGACCATAAAATAACCGAGAACCAAATGACCATCCTCTTCACATTACATGAACTGGGGAAGGTGGAGCAGGGTAAAGTAGGAGAAGTACTTTGTCTTGAACGATCTACGGTTAGTAGAAACATCAAACTTTTGGAAAAGCAAAACCTAATACTGCGCACCTCAGAATATAGACCAGAGGTTGAACTGACCGAAGAAGGCCTGGATTTGGTTAACATACTTATCCCTCAATGGGAAAAGGCCATGGATGTACTCGTAGAACAAATACAAGGAGACGGAATGAAAAGCCTTAAAATGCTAGAAAACAGAATGCATTAAAAAATTTGAACATAAAGTTGTATATACAACATAAATTTAACTTTTAAATGAATAACATGAAAACAAATCAAGAGAATTCGAAATTATTGAATACCAAAATGGTACGTGTTCAGAAATTTGGTCTGAATATCCGGTATGCAGAACTTGGTAATAGCAATAAACCAACCATATTGCTGTTACATGGGGTTCCTGAAAACCTCCATGCATGGTATGATATTGCACCGGCATTATCCAAGAATTACCATGTTTTAGCTATTGACTGGCCCGGTTTTGGGGGCAGTGATGCCTTTACTGATTTACAAGATCACAATCCGCGCACTTTTGCTGCCATAGGCATGGATTTTCTGGAGACACTTCAAATTGAGTTTGCACATATTATGGCTACGGACATTGGGTTTACGCCGGCTTTGATCATGGGGGTAGAAAATCCCGAACAGATTGGCCAGATGGTGGTGATGGACGGAATTCCATTCCCTACAACGGCTTACTCTTCATGGGAGTTGAGAAGTTTTGGACGAAAGAACTCCATTACGGCAAAAGCATTGATCAAATGGTTCCCAAAAATTTCTGCCAAGATTGCCTATTACAAGGGGTTTTATAAGGGGAACAATATACCCAAAGAAATTCAGGAGGAATTCTTGGCAGATGGCTATAAGAAAACTACCCAGAATGCATTTTTATCCTATTTCCAAAACAATGCGCCAGGGCAGGCCTATTTGGAAAGCAGGATTCAGGAAATTCAACAACCCGTGTTGGTCGTCTGGGGAAGCCATGACCGTTTTATCAATGTTAAACTAGGATCACTTTTGACAGAAAGATTGCCTAATGCACACTTTGAGATTGTAGAGGACTCAGGACATTTTGTTCATATGGATAAGCCCGAGGCCCTGCTCAAGATTACTACGGAATTCCTAAAACTTCATCCAATTCCAGGTATTTAGAACCCATGGTACTTAGAGTAAACGCTGCTGCAGATGCCGTAAATACAGAATAATCCAGGGGACCTTTTATTCCTGTTGAAAAAATCATGGACAAACCGAAGAGTAGCAATAGAATGCCACTTAGCTTAGCAAAGAACTCAGTTTTAAAACCCAGCAATAGACAAAGTCCAAAGAGGATTTCTAAAAATGTTGCAGTGATAGCAACAAAAGAAATCATCTGACCGGGAATCCTTGGGTTTAAGAGTTGTGTATACTCAACAAAACTGTCCCAGTTGTCCCAAGCAGAAACTGCTACATCTCACATTCCAAACCTGTCTGCACAAACTGAAAGTGATAACCATTTTGCATCTTGAAAGGAAGAAAACACCTCATTTATTTCTAAAAAACGTATTTGAAAGATGACATTTTCTATTTTTGGTTATATACGATAAAACAAAATGAGCCAAACCAAACTAATACTATTGATTTTCTTGGGGGCACAGATGGCAATTTCTCAAGAATTACCACAATCCACAATTGATGAAATAGTGAGTGATTACCAAGCTAAAATGGAACATGCTACTGTGCTAAAAGATTGTGGCCATGCATTTGATGGGCCAGCCTTTATCATTAAACAATTTGAAAATAATTGGTTGGATGCGATGCTTTTGGTTACAAGTGATTCTAAGAGCACCATTGGCAGAGATATCTATAATCAATATAAAGCGTTGGGCAAAATAGATAATGGACATAATATTTACTCCAAAGCAGAAGAGATCCTAAAGAATCTTACCAAACATGTTAACCGGAAAGGCGTTACATACCATTTAAGTATTTTAAAATCTGATGAAATAAATGCATTTGCTACCCTAGGAGGATACCTCTACATTACAACGGGTTTAATAGACTTTGTGGATTCCTATGATGAACTGGCATTTATAATAGGTCATGAAGTGGCTCATGAAGATAAACTACATACCCAAAGAAAAGTAACCAAGCTAACACTGTCCGCAGACTTGTCTAATAGAACACGATTGCAAATCTTTAATGACATTGCCAAAGGCTTGAACAGCACTTTCTCCCCACCTTTTGATCAAATAGATGAGTATGAATCTGACAAGCACGGTTTTGAGCTGGCGTACAAAGCAGGGTATGATGTGAACAGGTTTGCTGATTTCTTCAAAAAGCTTGAAAAATATCAGGAACAAGATTTAATCAAGAAACTTACTTCTACCCATCCATTTGCAGAACACAGAAAAAAATGCATCGAACAATATATTGTTAACCATCAATAACAGGGATTAAGATGCATTTAGAATTCAATGGCACCAGACTGGAATTGTCAGAAACTCCCATCTCAATTGGACGAAAGGGTCATGGAGCAGATGTTGAAATTGACGCCCGAACAGCATCGCGAAAGCATGCATTGGTGAAAAAAGTAAATACTAAAGTATTTATCAAGGATTTAGAAAGTGCCAATGGCATTTTATTAAATGCAAAAAGAATGGTATCCAAAAATTGGGTAGAAATCTCACCTGAAGATAAGGTTACAATTGCTTCCCAAACGTTTAAGTTGGTTGATGAAGTTGTGCCCGTAGTGGAAGAAACTTCTTCACCACACGAGGATGTAGAAAAGCCGCAGGTTAAGGGCATCTCAGACTTTAAGTCGCAAATTGATAAAAAAGGCTTTCTGAATGTGGGCAGGTTGTCATCTAACGATATCGTTTTTGATGACCCTACGGTAACGCGCGTTCATGCAAGAATAAGTGTTGAGGATAAAAAGTATTATGTAGAAGATCTCGGCTCCAAAAACAAGACCTATATAAACGGAAGGGAAGTTACGGGCAAGGTGGTTTTAAAGGATAGTGATGTTGTCACCATATCCTCATATATGATCAACCTTATTGAGGGGTACAAAGATTTAAGAAAGGAAAAATACGCTATAAAGGCTGTTTCTATCCAAAAGAAATACCCAAACAATAAAATTGGACTTCAGAACCTTTCCATGGATATTCCCAATTCTAGTTTTGTCGCCCTTATGGGACCTTCAGGTTGCGGAAAATCTACATTGCTCAAATGCTTAAACGGAGATAATCCGGCAACTTCGGGTGAGGTTTTTATCCATGGCTTATCACTGAGAAAAAACTTCAACTTAATCAAGAAGAAGATTGGGTATGTTCCTCAGGATGATATTATCCATAAAGAACTGACCGTTTATAGAACATTGTTTTATGCAGCAAAATTGCGTCTGCCAGATGACACCACGAATGAAGAAATAAACAAAAGGATAAACAAGGTAATAACGGACCTCAATCTAAATCAAGACAAGGAAAAAGACATTAAGGATGTTAAGGTGGGAAGTCTCTCTGGGGGTCAACGCAAAAGAATTTCCATTGCTGTAGAATTATTGACAGAACCTACCATTTTGTTTTTAGATGAACCTACATCTCCACTTGATCCAGAGACCATAGAGAGTTTTTTAATGAGTTTGCAAACACTGGCACACTCGGGAACTACAATTGTTATGGTTACCCATAAGCCGGAAGACTTAAATTATGTGGATCAGGTTATTTTCTTGGGAGTACAAGGACACCTTGTTTACAAAGGACCCGCGCAGTTGTTGACCAGCCATTTTGGTGCTGAAAATATTATACAGGTGTATAGTAAAATGAGCGATTCAAATATGGTAAAATCCACCTATTACCAAAAGCCCAATGCAATACCCTATAAAAATTCTAACGCAACAGATTTTAAACGAGACAAACCGGATTCGCTATGGTTGCAACTTTACTGGCTGGTATCTAGATATTTTAACATCAAAATAAACGACAAGGAGAATCTATTGTTATTATTGGCGCAACCTGTTATCATTGCTGGTTTGGTATGTTTGGTGTTTGACCGACTTCAAATAGGAGTGCTATTTTTAATGGCGATATCTGCTATATGGTTTGGTGTAAGCAATGCAGCAAAAGAAGTTGTT is a genomic window of Flagellimonas sp. CMM7 containing:
- a CDS encoding fibronectin type III domain-containing protein, which gives rise to MRKITLILSCFLMGIGVVLAQEQPKILVQPYLQDAEPNSITIKWETSSGEESVVEWGTTPKLGKKSKGFAYDINFSDARIHEVKLTDLKRFTEYYYRVRTGNKVHSDIFQFKTPPFASDHESFNMVAMSDMQFDHNEPDKFREVINDGLISYLKKEHGGGLPSNLAMVLIPGDLVENGAKYHQWKDHFFNPAEKLFAEVPVYPVLGNHERNSVFYFKYFTLPENGTPAYAEHWWYKDYGNVRVIGLNSNDGYRDVSYQYEWLQKVLDDTAKNDDIDFVFAQLHHPHKSELWIPGEVKSSGKMVNMLEQFSTKTGKPSIHFFGHTHGYSRGQSKDHKHLWINVASAGGAIDNWGEFEGRDYDEFSVTQDEYGFVMVEVDGNPADPKFKVKRISRGNQEHFRNNERRDSITIFRKTRKPNTPKPISPANNKTVDFKGVPLKANAFESSFNRAFHAASHWQVSEKPDFEKLIFERWKQNENWYYKVNRQENDDLTDEKNERLNPNTTYYWRVRYRDQNLNWSDWSQTSSFKTN
- a CDS encoding EthD family reductase; the protein is MKTKILLLILAATALFLSCQRSTAIDASKSKKGMVKVTILYPNGEGKTFDMDYYSNKHMPMVANLLGDSLKLSKIDKGIAGRTPDEAIPYLAIGYLYFDKLSAYQNSFGPNAEKIVGDIPNYTNIQPVVQISEIFQ
- a CDS encoding polysaccharide deacetylase family protein is translated as MNQNQFIPFILLVILFGCKKSTSTQSEKAINTNTKNKPVVSLTFDDGITSDIVDYKFEEWNEMILTHLENENLKAIFFVTGRNKTDEKGQFLLNSWNNRGHKIANHTYTHPFFNSEKNTALLFENELKRTDSIISKFDNSIKLFRFPYLKEGENKLKVDSIRTILAENNYSNGYVTIDASDWYVNQRLIARIRDVGVEKAEVEKYKDFYLRHIMERANYYEKLSYQMNERHINHTLLLHHNLTSALFLGDLIEKFKKEGWEVINADTAYKDNIFKNIPDPDFAGESLIYSMANQSRKYEKSLRYPAEDSQYEKDKMNKLGL
- a CDS encoding NAD(P)-dependent alcohol dehydrogenase, coding for MKAAVYNEYGPPTVLELTELEKPQPNDDEILIKIYAATVTSGDVRLRGSDFPPLFWLPARLIFGLFKPKKKILGHELAGVIEGKGKNITKFNIGDSVFGTTTMLNTGSYAEYICVPQEWKHGVISLKPVNLNFKEAAALPIGGMTAMYLLEKANIKAGQKILVYGASGSVGSYAVQLAKQQGTFVMAICSSSNFDMVKSLGADSSIDYKKEDYSLLEDKFDIVFDAVGKTTKARAKKVLNNEGVFVSVKMLTTEKSEHLKRIKELAEKEKLIPFIDRCFPLNEIVSAHEYVDKGHKKGNVVIEIKK
- a CDS encoding GNAT family N-acetyltransferase encodes the protein MNLESERLKLQEVNWDDLSDIHRLHSYSEVDEYNTLGIPKDIEETKESIRPMIDDQKSEKRKLYFWKITVKSTDEFIGIAGMTLSLNKFKLGEIYYKIAPSYWGNGYATEVSKTLIKAGFNDFKLHKIEAGVSTENMASIRVLEKSGMTREGLRRKILPIRGEWKDNYHYAIVEDDPMDF
- a CDS encoding MarR family winged helix-turn-helix transcriptional regulator produces the protein MKYQLEQCIGSRIRRLSRIADRHIRSFLGDHKITENQMTILFTLHELGKVEQGKVGEVLCLERSTVSRNIKLLEKQNLILRTSEYRPEVELTEEGLDLVNILIPQWEKAMDVLVEQIQGDGMKSLKMLENRMH
- a CDS encoding alpha/beta fold hydrolase, translating into MKTNQENSKLLNTKMVRVQKFGLNIRYAELGNSNKPTILLLHGVPENLHAWYDIAPALSKNYHVLAIDWPGFGGSDAFTDLQDHNPRTFAAIGMDFLETLQIEFAHIMATDIGFTPALIMGVENPEQIGQMVVMDGIPFPTTAYSSWELRSFGRKNSITAKALIKWFPKISAKIAYYKGFYKGNNIPKEIQEEFLADGYKKTTQNAFLSYFQNNAPGQAYLESRIQEIQQPVLVVWGSHDRFINVKLGSLLTERLPNAHFEIVEDSGHFVHMDKPEALLKITTEFLKLHPIPGI
- a CDS encoding M48 family metallopeptidase, whose amino-acid sequence is MSQTKLILLIFLGAQMAISQELPQSTIDEIVSDYQAKMEHATVLKDCGHAFDGPAFIIKQFENNWLDAMLLVTSDSKSTIGRDIYNQYKALGKIDNGHNIYSKAEEILKNLTKHVNRKGVTYHLSILKSDEINAFATLGGYLYITTGLIDFVDSYDELAFIIGHEVAHEDKLHTQRKVTKLTLSADLSNRTRLQIFNDIAKGLNSTFSPPFDQIDEYESDKHGFELAYKAGYDVNRFADFFKKLEKYQEQDLIKKLTSTHPFAEHRKKCIEQYIVNHQ
- a CDS encoding ATP-binding cassette domain-containing protein; amino-acid sequence: MHLEFNGTRLELSETPISIGRKGHGADVEIDARTASRKHALVKKVNTKVFIKDLESANGILLNAKRMVSKNWVEISPEDKVTIASQTFKLVDEVVPVVEETSSPHEDVEKPQVKGISDFKSQIDKKGFLNVGRLSSNDIVFDDPTVTRVHARISVEDKKYYVEDLGSKNKTYINGREVTGKVVLKDSDVVTISSYMINLIEGYKDLRKEKYAIKAVSIQKKYPNNKIGLQNLSMDIPNSSFVALMGPSGCGKSTLLKCLNGDNPATSGEVFIHGLSLRKNFNLIKKKIGYVPQDDIIHKELTVYRTLFYAAKLRLPDDTTNEEINKRINKVITDLNLNQDKEKDIKDVKVGSLSGGQRKRISIAVELLTEPTILFLDEPTSPLDPETIESFLMSLQTLAHSGTTIVMVTHKPEDLNYVDQVIFLGVQGHLVYKGPAQLLTSHFGAENIIQVYSKMSDSNMVKSTYYQKPNAIPYKNSNATDFKRDKPDSLWLQLYWLVSRYFNIKINDKENLLLLLAQPVIIAGLVCLVFDRLQIGVLFLMAISAIWFGVSNAAKEVVGELSVYKRERMYNLNIHTYILSKWMVLALIALVQTIVFVSVIYLNFKFNTYGNFDEVYLRPYGQGILFMFYISFSASLIGLWLSSSLNSTEKVMTVVPIALMPQIMLAGVMTKINNVLVEILSFFTLGRWGTEGFARLQDEASPSHPRNLGSKESVLTSYPSPSNLDPSIKEASGVVEDSASAMDILDLYNQKLIDEGSLIGGALNSFDKNILVIALLNVLFYILIYSALKKKDSI